ATTAACCTTAAGGCACGGTAACGGTAATATTATCGATAGCAATGTGTTTTTGGGTAATGGCGTTGAACATACCGGCGGGATCCGCGTGATTAACCGCGATCAAACTATCGCCAACAACTACCTAGAAGGCTTAACCGGTAATCGATTTGGCAGTGGTTTTACTATTATGAATGGCGTGCCGAACTCATCAATTAATCGCTACCATCAAGTGGTCAACGCCAATATTAACCACAATAGCTTTATTAATATTGACCATATTGAGCTGGCCGCGGGCAGTGACAGCGAACGTTCAGCGGTACCACTAGACAGTAAGTTAAACCACAATCTATTTATTAGCCCAACCGCACCATTTACTTTACACGATGATATTAGCGGACTTAGCTTTAACGATAACCTCAGTAATTTTGCGACAAAAACGTTAAGCCCATTAATGGCTAAAGGTATTCGTTCAAAAGATATCACCATGGAACGTGCTGCAAATGGCTTGTTATACCCAAGTGATGAAAATTTTGCAGCATACGGTGCCAGTAAAAAACTGACCCCTACATTAAAGCAAGATACCGGCACACTTTGGTATCCAAAAGCAGAGCCTACTGTCGCATTTCAATCTGGCAACACCATCAAGGTTAGCGCCAGTGACGATGAATTAGCAAGCGCAGTTGAACGAGCTCAACCAGGCGATATTTTATTACTCAGTGATGGCAAATATAACATCAGCAGAATACTGGCGATCAACAAAACGTTAAGCTTTAAAGCCGCTAATGCTCACCAAGCAATAATCAGCTTTGAACGCCCTAGTCTATTTGAAATTCAAGACAATGGTAGTTTGCAACTCGATGGTCTGGTCATTACTGGTTTAAATAGCCCTGACGCTGCCGGTAATAGCGTGGTAAGAACCCGCAAATGGGGCATGTTAACGAATTATCGTTTTGAAATGACAAACAGCATTGTTGAGCAACTCAATGTGAATCATTCATTTCACTTTTTCGATTCGGGCAGTCGCGCCTTTGCAGATAGTATTAATGTCAGCAATAGCCAGTTCCGCCATATTAGCGGGGATTTATTTCGCCTCGACAAAGAAACCGACGACCTAGGAATTTATAACACCGAATACCTCATATTGGACAATAACCAGTTTGACGATGTTGAGGGTGCTATTGCCTCGGTATACCGCGGTGGTACGGATGAGAGTACCTTTGGTCCCCATGTATCGGTAACCAACAATGTGTTCACTAAAGTCGGTCAAGGTAAGCGCAATAAAACAGGTGCGTCACTGAAATTTCACGGGGTTCAAATGAGCCAAATAGAGCACAATAAATTTAACGACAGTGCCGCTATTATTGTTGAACACACCGTCGGTGAACCACAAACCCGCATTACGCATAATCAGTTTACTGATACACCTAGCCCACAAGTAACGGAGTTAGTTGCAATAGGTAAACACACTGCAGATATCAACAATAATAAAGTGCAAAAACTATGAAAAACTTCAATATAGCGGCCGGCGTAAGCCCGATGACGCGTGTCATTAAGCAGGCAGGAAAAATAGCACTATTGGCGTCAATGACGTGCGCTATTTCATTACCCGTAATGGCTGCGCAACATCCAAACTTAGTCATAAACCAGCAAGATGTGGCAGCCATGAAACAGGCCATCACTCAACCTGGGTCATTTCAAAATGCATTCAATACCACGCAGAGTAATGTGGACAAGGGACTGGCTCAGCCAATTGAAGTGCCAGTACCCAAAGATGCAGGTGGTGGTTATACCCACGAAAAACATAAAAGTAATTACCAACAAATGTATGACACTGGCATTATTTATCAGCTGACTGGCGATAAAAAATATGCCGAATACGTTAAAGACATGCTGTTGCAATATGCCACACTTTACCCAACGCTACCTTTGCACCCTATGCGTAAAAGTAACAATGAAGGTAAACTTTTCTGGCAAGGACTCAATGAAGCAGTTTGGTTGGTACACACCATTCAGGCGTACGACTTTATCTATGATGCGTTAACACCTGCAGAACGTAATACCATCGAAACGGGTGCAATAATACCCGCTGCACTCTTTTTGTCAGAACAATCGCCGCACACCTTTAATAAAGTTCATAACCACGGCACTTGGGCCACTGCTGCGGTTGGCATGAGCGGATATGTACTCGATAAGCCACTTTGGGTTGAACGTGCTTTATACGACTTAAATCTCGCCAAAAAAGGCGGTTTTATGCGTCAGTTGGACGAATTGTTTTCACCAGACGGTTATTACAATGAAGGGCCATATTATCAACGTTATGCATTAATGCCATTTGTGACGTTTGCTAAAGCTATTGAGCAAAACGAACCGCAGCGTAAGATTTTTCAATACCGTGACGGTATTTTACTTAAAGCCATTACCAGCACAGTTGAACTCAGTTATAACCAGCTGTTTTTTCCCCTTAACGATGCGATTAAAAGCAAAGGCATCGACACTATTGAACTCGTCAACGGCGTCGCCATTGCTTATGGTCTCAACGGCGATCCACGTTTATTAGATATTGCACAGCAACAACACAATATTTTATTAACGGGTGATGGGCTTAAAGTTGCACAAGGGTTAGACAATAAACTACAACAGCCCTTTCCATTCGTTTCGACATTATTCCGTGATGGCCAACAAGGTGATGACGGTGCATTAGTGGTTATGCGTCAAGGTAAAGCAACCGACCAAGCCATTGTATTTAAAGCGACTGCGCAAGGTTTAGGTCATGGCCATTTTGATAAGTTAACCTGGCAGTTTTACGATGCTGGTAATGAAATCGTATCCGATTATGGCGCTGCACGTTTTCTAAATGTTGAGGCAAAATTTGGTGGCCGTTATTTACCTGAAAATGAATCATGGGCTAAACAAACCATTGCCCATAACACTTTAATTGTTGACGAGAAAAGTCATTTTAATGGCAAGCTTAAAGCGGCTAACAAAAATAACCCTACATTACACTTCTACTCAGCAAAGCAAGACCTCACCATCGCGTCGGCTTCTATCGATACCGCTTATGATGATGTCGCATTTAAGCGCACTCTCGCCTTAGTCAACATCAAGCAACGTGATGCGGTAATTGGCATCGATATAATGCGTGTTACAGCTAACAAGCCACATCAATACGACTTACCCGTGCATTATCAAGGGCAATTAATCGATACCAACTTTGACAGACAGGCATCCTTGACTCAATTGTCTGCTTTGGGTACCGAAAATGGTTATCAACATCTATGGTTGTTAGCAACTGCTAACCTAGCCAAAGACAAAGCCGCTAATAAACTGGCTAAAGTCACTTGGTTAAATGATAACGGCCATTTTTATACCCTTAGCACGTTAGTTAATACTAACTTTAACAACGCCACTGACGAGCAAATGTTATTCACCCAATTGGGTGCCAACGATCCGGATATGAACTTACGCCAACAGCAGTCGTTCATTCACCGAGTGAATGCTACTAATCATACTTATGTCAGCGTGATGGAGCCACACGGCGAGTACAACCCATCAAAAGAATACACCTTAGAAGCCACCAGCAGTATTGCTGAGCTGATTCATCATCAACAAGCTGATCTAGAAGCGGTGCAAATACGCTTTACCGATGGACAACAATATCTATTAGCAATCAACCACGCAGATATCGCTGTGACTCAAGAAACTCAAAGTGTCATTAGCGTCAATGGGGTGCAATACCCATTTAGCGGACGCGCCGAATTATTAGACATTAAAGAATTCAAGTAACACAAAATTAAAATAAAAAGGAATAAACACCATGCAGCAAAGTGAACATTTTTCATTTGGGGAACAAACAGAAATCGAAGATATTGGCGGAGGGTTAAAGCGCCAAATGCTTGGATTTAATCATGAACTCATGGCAGTAAAGATTTGGTTTGATAAGGGAGCAGAAGGCTATGTGCATGCTCATCGCCATTCACAAGTATCTTATGTGGTAGAAGGTGAGTTTCATGTCAATGTCGATGGCGTGATTAAGGTGCTAACGGCTGGAGACAGTTTCTTTGTGCCACCTCATGTAGACCATGGTGCAGTTTGCCCAACTGGCGGCATTTTAATTGATACCTTTAGCCCGGCTAGAGAAGATTTTGTTGAGGGTTTAGCATGAAAAAAGTTCCCCTTAAATTGAAGCACCTACGTTGGCTTGTTGTCAGCTTAGTGGCACTCGCTACTGTCATTAACTATATCGACCGATCTGCCCTTGCCATTATGTGGCCAGGCATTGCAGAAGATTTAGGTTTAGATAAAAGTGATTATGCCAACATTATTACCGTGTTCATGATCTCATACGCAATTGGTCAGTCTCTTTTTGGTAAGATATTTGATGCTATTGGTACACGCTTAGGTTTTTTACTATCCATTGTAGTGTGGTCGGTCTCAATCGCCCTGCATGCTGTTGCAGCAAGCGTTACCTCATTTGCTATTTTTAGAGCCATGCTCGGGCTAGGTGAAGCGGGTAACTGGCCTGGCGCAACCAAAGCGAATGCTGAATGGTTTCCGATTAAAGAACGCGCTCTAGCACAAGGCATCTTCAATGCTGGTGCGTCTTTAGGCTCGATTATCGCCCCACCATTAATTGCTTTTTTGTATGCCTTTTTAGGATGGCAGGCAACCTTTATCGTCATTGGTAGTTTGGGTATTCTTTGGATTTTACCTTGGTTGATTGTTTATAAATCATCACCAGACTCACATCCATGGATCACTGAAGAAGAACGCCAACATATCTTAACCGGACAACGATGCACTTCAGAAAAACAACAGGACAAAGAATACGTGCCCACTATGGGACAGTTATTACGCCACCGTCAAACTTGGGGAGTGATTGCAGCACGTTTCTTTATCGACCCTATCTGGTGGTTATTTGTTGCTTGGCTACCATTGTATTTAAACGAAAAATTTGGCTTTGATGTTAAACAAATTGGCGCATTTGCTTGGTTACCTTATGTCGGAGCTGCCATCGGAGCATTATTTGGTGGCTGGTTTAGTGGCCACTTGATGAGCCGAGGCTGGTCGGTGAATAAAGCCCGTCGTAGTGCAATTGTCTTAGGTTGTATGGTTATGCTGCCAGCACTGTTACTGACATCTCTTGCTGCAACGCCTTGGATGGCAATGGGCCTTATAGCACTTATCTTATTTGGTTTTCAAACAGCTATTGGCAACGTTCAAACATTACCAAGTGATTACTTCTCCGGTAAAACTGTCGGAACCTTAGCTGGTATTAGTGGTACATCGGCAGTATTAAGTGTAATTATCACCATCCAATTAGTGCCAATGATGACCAAAGGCGGTGACTATACGCCATTCTTTATTTTAGGTGCGGCGTTAGTTCCATTAGCATTAATTTCGTTGTGGTTAGGCGGAAAAATTGAACCGGTAAAAAGGAAGGCATAACCGTGAAGAGTCTGTATTTATTTGGTGAGTGTATGGTCGAATTACAGCGTGTAACGGCCACCAGTTTACAGCAATCTTTTGCTGGTGACGTTTATAACACTGGGGTTTACCTTAAACGCACCTTTAGTGATATTAATACCCACCTAGTCACAGCTATTGGCCAAGATAGTTTTAGCCAGGCCATGTTGCAACGCTTTGAAGATGAAAAAATTAATACTGATATGGTCTTTCAAAGCACCGACAAAATTGCTGGTCTGTATGCAATACAAACCGACAGTAAAGGCGAGCGCAGCTTTACATACTGGCGCAACGATTCAGCCGCCAAGCAAATCATGCAATTTATTGATGATGCAGCCATCAGTAAAATATCTCAGGCAGATATGGTGTTTTTTTCGGGCATTTCTTTAGCGGTTATTAATGAAGAAGATCGCGACGCATTTTGGTTACTGATTAAACAATGTAAGCAAGCAGGTGTCAGTATTGTATTTGACCCTAACTACCGCGCAAGAATGTGGCACAGTCCAGACCAAGCAAAGGCGCAGTTTGATATTGCGTTTAGTGTGGCCGATGTCGTACTGCCAGGTGTTGATGACTTTAATCAACTTTACGGTATTAACTCCGTTGAAGACATTATTGCGTTCTGCCAGCCTTACGACATTAACGAGCTGGTGATAAAAAATGGTGAAAACGGCATTAATTATGTAATTAATGGTCAGCAACAGCATTTTTCAATCACACCAGTAACGAATGTTGTCGACACCACATCAGCGGGGGACTCGTTTAATGGGGTGTATTTAGGCGCACGCTTAACTGGCGCAGATATCAGCACAGCGATAAAATTAGCCTCCCAAGCAGCAGGATTTGTGATCCAACATAAAGGTGCCATAGCACCTAAAATTGAGTTTCATCAATTTATTGAACGTCAAAAATTAATCATGCAATAACAGCTAAAGAGTCATCTTTTGTCGCTTGTAAAAAGGCTTGATAACACTGAGTTATCAAGCCTTTTTATTTGTTAAGCAAAAAGTAACACATCGCCTATTGAGCCATTCGTGTTTTAGCGTCAAACCAAGTAACATTATTGAATCATTTCGATAATTTACCCCATTAAAGCAATAAGAAGACATTGAACATGGACTATTTAGCCATCAATAAACACGCATGGAACCAGCGAACTCAAATCCACCTCGATTCAACATTTTACGACTTAGAGGCATTTACCCAAGGTAAGTCATCATTAAACCCCATTGAACTTGAACAAGTCGGCGATGTGCACCACAAAAGCCTGTTGCACCTACAATGTCACTTTGGACAAGACAGCTTATCGTGGGCAAGGCTTGGCGCCAATGTCACTGGCGTAGATTTATCAAGCGAGTCGATTGCAACTGCAAAAAAACTGGCTGCTCAATTACACTTACCAGCAACATTCATCAATAATGACATCTATCAATTTGGTGACCACAATGTCGAGCAATATGACATCGTATTCACCTCTTATGGGGTGTTAGCTTGGTTACCAGATTTAACTCGCTGGGCGCAAACCATTGCTGGAGCATTACGTCCAGGCGGTGAATTTCATTTGGTTGAGTTCCACCCTTTTAATGATGTGTTGTGTGGTTATGGCTACTTTCCACAGACACAACCGGATATCGAAGATGAAGTCACTTACACCGAAAACCACAATGACCAAATTGAAACGGTAGTCACTTGGCCACATCCGATAAGCGAAGTCATTAGCGCACTCATTAGTGCAGGACTCTGTATCGAAGCGTTTAACGAGCACCCTTACAGTCCCTACAACTGCGTCGAAGGTTTGGAGTTTGTGGTAGGCAAAGGTTACCAGCTGAAACATCAAGACCACCTCATCCCACTTATTTACTCTATTAAAGCAAGCAAAGTGGGATAAGTACTAGCCTGAAGCCTGTTTACAGTGGGCTCAAATATCGGATTTAGTGGATGACTGTTGATGTGTTGAAGGCAGTGCAAATAATATCCGTAAACGTTGTGTTAGCGATAATTGCGCTTGGGTAACATCACCCCACATGTCGCGCCATTCACTAAACGTTACCACTAACGGATTAAAACTGTTTACCGGTTTGGTAATACCGTACACCACAGTTTCATTTTCAGGCTCAAACGTACCAAACATTTTGTCCCATATAATCAGCACACCGGCATAATTTTTGTCGATATATTGTGGGTTGCGCCCATGATGAACACGATGATGGGACGGTGTATTGAAAATCAATTCTAACGGTCCTAACGATTTAATCGCTTGGGTGTGAACAAAGAACTGCAATCCAAGGTTGAGCAACACCGCAAACACCACCCAGTTAGGATCAAAGCCAATCACCACCAACGGTAACCAAAACAACCACATGCCTGCCAACGGGTACATTAAGCTTTGTCTAAAGGCGGTGCTGAAGTTCATGTTTTCTGAGCTGTGATGCACCACATGTGCAGCCCACATCCAACGGATACGATGGCTAGCGCGATGAAACCAGTAATAACAAAAGTCTTGCGCAATGAGCAATAAACCAAAAGTGAATAATGTCATTTCAATATCAAATAAGCGCCAGCCGAAAAAGTGTAAGTAGATCGTTGCAATCAATAAGCCCGCGATAATATCCGCCACTTGGTGCATACCTGCCAATACAAAATTACACAATACTTCGGCAGGACGATATTGAGCATTACTCGGTAATCGCTGGGCGCGAACACCAAACCACCATTCCAGTAAAATGCAGCCGAAAAAAATCGGCGCTAACACCAGTAATAACCACTCTGGGTGAGCTATCAGTAAATCCATGTCCATATGTTATCCATTTCTATTTATTATTATGTTAACAACGTTTGTAATAACGCTTCGCTACTTCGCATTCCTAATCAAATCGCTCTTCCGGCACAACCCATTTTAGTAAACCGCTTTAATAATCCGTTTTTAATAGGCCGTTTTTAATAAGCCATAGACTAAAAAGGTCACTAATCTAGTCGACACCGTTAATCGTCATCACCATTTGGCAAAATGATCTTCTGTTAATCCTAGCTGGTTAGTTAACTTATATTGATTACCATTGTTGTCGCAAATCACTCCGCTAAAGTAGCCAATGTATTGTCTAAAGTTGTTTTTTAACCAGATTAAATTGAGCTTTTCGCTGCGTTGATTTAACGGCCTAAAATGCAAATCGACATTGCCATCATTAGTGGTGATATGCCACACATCTTGTTGTGAGTGTCGATTAAAATCAAACTGTGCCCCGCCCAGTATATGGCGTTGGCCATTTATCCACATCACATTTTCTGTTTGACCCGTTTCATTAACGCCAGCGGCTAAATTCAACCCAATAACCCCGGCGTCAGTTTTGGCATTCATTGAAGCCCAGCGCCAACTGGTTTCGCGGCGCATAAACCCAGCCGAAAAGTCATAACCTGCAAGCGCATATTGTAAAGGCTGCGGTTCATGATGAATAGTTAATTGCCCTGTTACGGCTAAGCCATTGTGCTTTTGTGTATAGGTCCAACCGTTATAACCCGTTGGGGTACACAAACTGATGGGTAAACTCAACGGCGCAGGTTGAATACGTAAATTGGCTTGTATGTCTGCAAGGTTAATCTCGACTTGCCATTGTCCGTCGACAATATTGATAACAATACCTTTGTGTTTACGGCCAATTTCGGCGCGCCCACGCTTAGGAGAGTCACTTAGCTGGCAGCCAAACCCGAATGGCGTTAGCCATTGCGTTTGGGTCAGCTTGTTAGTTTTAATGTCATAAAGGTAGCAAAAACCATTGGCGACATAACGAATATCGGCAATCGCCAGGGCGATAATATAATGAGGAGTGATAATACTAACGAATTGGAATTGTTTAAAATCAAAGTACTTAGCCATTGCCGATGCAGGCTTGTCCATTACCGTCGAATAAGCAAACTGATTAACATTGAGTGAATCAACAATCCCATCAAATATGCCAAACACAGGCTGGCCGTTGACATTAATCAATTTATCAGGAGCCAATTGCGGCTGTTTATGTTGCATTACATTACCTACATCATGTTGTTTATCAAACTTAAGTTACATATCACTAACCTGAATTGATCAGTCATTAATGTCAATAACCAAGTATATGGTTGCCGTATAACCCCATTAAAATGACGTTAAAATGACGTTAAAACCAGATATTAATAAGTGATGACGCCTGCATAACTTGTAATGGGCATCACTCTAGTTCTCTTTATAACAACATAACCTTAGCGATACTGGAAACCCAGACAAATTCTGGTATCATTTATCTACCTTTTACTGGTTATTGTTGTCTCATGAAGTTATTGATCCCTATTTTACTGTCTACATTATTGTTGTCGGCTTGCGCAAGTTATGAACCGACTCATGTTGGTCTTAATCCCACGCTGGGTCCGATTCAGTTACAAACTGAAGTCGATTTCCCTGTACTGGTCGACACCATCGATACTCGCGAAGCAAGCTTTGTGGTGCGCTTTAATGAAGAAGGCAAATCACCAAGATTAGTCAGCGCCAGTGAGCCCATCCGTCAACAGTTGGATACACTGTTCCGTAATGGCATGAACAAAGCCGGTTATGTTATTGACCCTGCCGCACGCAATTCAGTGCAGTTTCAGCTAAATTACTTGTTAGCTGACGTCACGGATACCACGTTCAGTTACGAATCAAAAACACGTTTAGTTATCAATGTGTTGGCTAAAAACTCACAACAAGAGTTCACCAAATCCTATAACGCTAATGGCTATTTAAAAGGCCCGTTAAGCCCAGATTTTGCCACTCTTGAATTAGATATCACCAAACTCGTTGATAAGCTCACCACTGAAATTCTTAACGATGAAGAGTTACACCAATTTATTCAACGTTAATCCAACCCGCTTTATCAGGTATTGGCATCGAGAGATGCCAATAAAAAGGACGTCACATTATGTTGAAATGGTTATCCACTTGCCTACTGTTATTGACCAGCTTAAGTTCCAACGCTGCGGTCGACATTCAAAAAGACACTTTATATCCGCAAGTAGAGTTGGACACCTCTATGGGGAAAATAGTGGTTGAGTTAGATCGCACTCGTGCACCGCTTACCGTAGATAACTTTTTAACCTATGTGGTTAAAGGCGAATATGACAATACTATTTTTCATCGTGTGATTGCCGAATTTGTGGTGCAAGGTGGCGGGTTAACCACTAAATTAGAAGAACGCCCTTCGCTAGAGCCTGTTGTAAATGAGTCAGGTAATGGTTTATCAAACTCCCTTGGCACAATTGCCATGGCTCGAGATAACGATCCTCATTCAGCAACACGTCAGTTTTACTTCAACCTAGGTGACAATAAAAAATTAGACCCTTCTAAACGTCGTTGGGGCTATACCGTTTTTGGTGAAGTGACTCAGGGGATGGATATATTAGAAGCCATTTCATTGGTACCAACTGAACATAACACCACCCTAAATTGGCCCGATTTTCCGGTTAATACTGTCATGTTGAAAAAAGCGACTCTACTGCCTCGCTAATATCCCACTAATCGCCTATACCTACCGATGGTCATGTTAATGCATGCCATCGGCATTTATGTTGTCTCCAACAATGTCATATTGGCCAGTCTTATCTCAGTCAGTCTTATCTCAACCAGTTTTAGCTCGATTAATTGGTCCAAACTTGCTCAATATTGTGACGCCATAAATTGTTACCCTATACATTTTTACTAGCTGATAAATCAACTAAATAGCACTATTGAATGACTGAATCGACACTTTTTTGAGCTTTTGACTATCGACAGCTAAATTAACGTCTATACTCTATTTGACCCATTCACCAAGTTAGCTGCGCAATTGTTCGCAACCGCATTTCGAATATTCAAGGACGCAATTATGATGACGGCTAATGATTTTATTGAAACCAAAGCACCACAACTTGCCTATTTTGGTAAAGCCTTTTTAAATAATCAATTAGATTACAAAGAGATACAGATCTATATGTGGGATGTGCTGGAAGAGTGGCAATTTATATCAAATAATCCCATCCAATTAGCCGAACAACCTAGCGATACCGAGAAAGTGTTTTGGCACTTATTGTATTGCTTCGATCATTGGTCTGGTTGGGCAATTAAAGGCAATCAATACTTACGCCAGCAAGTTCATGAATGTTGCGACTACATTAATATTGGCGGCAATGTGCCACAAAGTTGTATTGGTATCAGACCTTAAGGCGATTATCTTAAATCTGCTCTGAATGCTAATTTAACCTCAAACTGACTGAATAATCTTTTAGAATGGCTTGAACCTAAACCCCTTGCAACATAAGCTAGAGCCATTCTCCTTTATCCAGTTGTCTTATGTCGGTTTTCTTGTCTCGTACCCGTGAAGCGTTATCGGTTTACTACCACAAACGAGTATTTATTTTACTCTTGCTGGGGTTTTCTGCCGGCTTACCATTAATGTTAGTCTTTTCGACCTTAAGTTTTTGGTTACGTGAAGCTGGTATCGACCGAGCGGCGATTGGTTATTTTAGCTGGATAGCACTAACGTATGCATTTAAATGGGCGTGGTCGCCATTAGTCGATCGTATGTCATTGCCCTTTTTTACCCGTTTTTTAGGACGACGACG
The nucleotide sequence above comes from Shewanella sp. Arc9-LZ. Encoded proteins:
- a CDS encoding YajG family lipoprotein, whose protein sequence is MKLLIPILLSTLLLSACASYEPTHVGLNPTLGPIQLQTEVDFPVLVDTIDTREASFVVRFNEEGKSPRLVSASEPIRQQLDTLFRNGMNKAGYVIDPAARNSVQFQLNYLLADVTDTTFSYESKTRLVINVLAKNSQQEFTKSYNANGYLKGPLSPDFATLELDITKLVDKLTTEILNDEELHQFIQR
- a CDS encoding DUF2804 domain-containing protein, which encodes MQHKQPQLAPDKLINVNGQPVFGIFDGIVDSLNVNQFAYSTVMDKPASAMAKYFDFKQFQFVSIITPHYIIALAIADIRYVANGFCYLYDIKTNKLTQTQWLTPFGFGCQLSDSPKRGRAEIGRKHKGIVINIVDGQWQVEINLADIQANLRIQPAPLSLPISLCTPTGYNGWTYTQKHNGLAVTGQLTIHHEPQPLQYALAGYDFSAGFMRRETSWRWASMNAKTDAGVIGLNLAAGVNETGQTENVMWINGQRHILGGAQFDFNRHSQQDVWHITTNDGNVDLHFRPLNQRSEKLNLIWLKNNFRQYIGYFSGVICDNNGNQYKLTNQLGLTEDHFAKW
- a CDS encoding cupin domain-containing protein; translation: MQQSEHFSFGEQTEIEDIGGGLKRQMLGFNHELMAVKIWFDKGAEGYVHAHRHSQVSYVVEGEFHVNVDGVIKVLTAGDSFFVPPHVDHGAVCPTGGILIDTFSPAREDFVEGLA
- a CDS encoding sterol desaturase family protein; protein product: MDMDLLIAHPEWLLLVLAPIFFGCILLEWWFGVRAQRLPSNAQYRPAEVLCNFVLAGMHQVADIIAGLLIATIYLHFFGWRLFDIEMTLFTFGLLLIAQDFCYYWFHRASHRIRWMWAAHVVHHSSENMNFSTAFRQSLMYPLAGMWLFWLPLVVIGFDPNWVVFAVLLNLGLQFFVHTQAIKSLGPLELIFNTPSHHRVHHGRNPQYIDKNYAGVLIIWDKMFGTFEPENETVVYGITKPVNSFNPLVVTFSEWRDMWGDVTQAQLSLTQRLRILFALPSTHQQSSTKSDI
- a CDS encoding MFS transporter: MKKVPLKLKHLRWLVVSLVALATVINYIDRSALAIMWPGIAEDLGLDKSDYANIITVFMISYAIGQSLFGKIFDAIGTRLGFLLSIVVWSVSIALHAVAASVTSFAIFRAMLGLGEAGNWPGATKANAEWFPIKERALAQGIFNAGASLGSIIAPPLIAFLYAFLGWQATFIVIGSLGILWILPWLIVYKSSPDSHPWITEEERQHILTGQRCTSEKQQDKEYVPTMGQLLRHRQTWGVIAARFFIDPIWWLFVAWLPLYLNEKFGFDVKQIGAFAWLPYVGAAIGALFGGWFSGHLMSRGWSVNKARRSAIVLGCMVMLPALLLTSLAATPWMAMGLIALILFGFQTAIGNVQTLPSDYFSGKTVGTLAGISGTSAVLSVIITIQLVPMMTKGGDYTPFFILGAALVPLALISLWLGGKIEPVKRKA
- a CDS encoding bifunctional 2-polyprenyl-6-hydroxyphenol methylase/3-demethylubiquinol 3-O-methyltransferase UbiG yields the protein MDYLAINKHAWNQRTQIHLDSTFYDLEAFTQGKSSLNPIELEQVGDVHHKSLLHLQCHFGQDSLSWARLGANVTGVDLSSESIATAKKLAAQLHLPATFINNDIYQFGDHNVEQYDIVFTSYGVLAWLPDLTRWAQTIAGALRPGGEFHLVEFHPFNDVLCGYGYFPQTQPDIEDEVTYTENHNDQIETVVTWPHPISEVISALISAGLCIEAFNEHPYSPYNCVEGLEFVVGKGYQLKHQDHLIPLIYSIKASKVG
- a CDS encoding heparinase II/III family protein, whose amino-acid sequence is MTRVIKQAGKIALLASMTCAISLPVMAAQHPNLVINQQDVAAMKQAITQPGSFQNAFNTTQSNVDKGLAQPIEVPVPKDAGGGYTHEKHKSNYQQMYDTGIIYQLTGDKKYAEYVKDMLLQYATLYPTLPLHPMRKSNNEGKLFWQGLNEAVWLVHTIQAYDFIYDALTPAERNTIETGAIIPAALFLSEQSPHTFNKVHNHGTWATAAVGMSGYVLDKPLWVERALYDLNLAKKGGFMRQLDELFSPDGYYNEGPYYQRYALMPFVTFAKAIEQNEPQRKIFQYRDGILLKAITSTVELSYNQLFFPLNDAIKSKGIDTIELVNGVAIAYGLNGDPRLLDIAQQQHNILLTGDGLKVAQGLDNKLQQPFPFVSTLFRDGQQGDDGALVVMRQGKATDQAIVFKATAQGLGHGHFDKLTWQFYDAGNEIVSDYGAARFLNVEAKFGGRYLPENESWAKQTIAHNTLIVDEKSHFNGKLKAANKNNPTLHFYSAKQDLTIASASIDTAYDDVAFKRTLALVNIKQRDAVIGIDIMRVTANKPHQYDLPVHYQGQLIDTNFDRQASLTQLSALGTENGYQHLWLLATANLAKDKAANKLAKVTWLNDNGHFYTLSTLVNTNFNNATDEQMLFTQLGANDPDMNLRQQQSFIHRVNATNHTYVSVMEPHGEYNPSKEYTLEATSSIAELIHHQQADLEAVQIRFTDGQQYLLAINHADIAVTQETQSVISVNGVQYPFSGRAELLDIKEFK
- a CDS encoding sugar kinase, whose amino-acid sequence is MKSLYLFGECMVELQRVTATSLQQSFAGDVYNTGVYLKRTFSDINTHLVTAIGQDSFSQAMLQRFEDEKINTDMVFQSTDKIAGLYAIQTDSKGERSFTYWRNDSAAKQIMQFIDDAAISKISQADMVFFSGISLAVINEEDRDAFWLLIKQCKQAGVSIVFDPNYRARMWHSPDQAKAQFDIAFSVADVVLPGVDDFNQLYGINSVEDIIAFCQPYDINELVIKNGENGINYVINGQQQHFSITPVTNVVDTTSAGDSFNGVYLGARLTGADISTAIKLASQAAGFVIQHKGAIAPKIEFHQFIERQKLIMQ
- a CDS encoding chondroitinase-B domain-containing protein: MNHSNNNTSSSGHWLFTQLLVLLMLCIPSIYVQAKDRFVTTQTEYKQALKLVEPGDKIILKNGTWQDFEVLFMATGTANAPIELTAETKGKVILSGQSNLKLAGEYLQVSGLVFKNGFTPSNEVIAFRKNKNQLANHSRVTEVVIDNYSNLDRQESDYWVSLYGQNNRLDHNHFVGKRNVGVTVAVRLDSKSSQQNHHRIDHNYFGPRPILGSNGGETLRIGTSHYSLTDSFTVVENNYFDRCDGEVEIISVKSGKNRIQNNVFYESRGTLTLRHGNGNIIDSNVFLGNGVEHTGGIRVINRDQTIANNYLEGLTGNRFGSGFTIMNGVPNSSINRYHQVVNANINHNSFINIDHIELAAGSDSERSAVPLDSKLNHNLFISPTAPFTLHDDISGLSFNDNLSNFATKTLSPLMAKGIRSKDITMERAANGLLYPSDENFAAYGASKKLTPTLKQDTGTLWYPKAEPTVAFQSGNTIKVSASDDELASAVERAQPGDILLLSDGKYNISRILAINKTLSFKAANAHQAIISFERPSLFEIQDNGSLQLDGLVITGLNSPDAAGNSVVRTRKWGMLTNYRFEMTNSIVEQLNVNHSFHFFDSGSRAFADSINVSNSQFRHISGDLFRLDKETDDLGIYNTEYLILDNNQFDDVEGAIASVYRGGTDESTFGPHVSVTNNVFTKVGQGKRNKTGASLKFHGVQMSQIEHNKFNDSAAIIVEHTVGEPQTRITHNQFTDTPSPQVTELVAIGKHTADINNNKVQKL